A section of the Clostridium felsineum DSM 794 genome encodes:
- a CDS encoding flavodoxin family protein — MRKRILIINSSFRKKNTYNVLLQIGQILKRNNFDFEVINLFDYKIENCLGCRKCVTDGECYLKDDMNYLMKKMIDSSGIILSSPIYMGTISGKLKTMVDRTCMWYHRPELAGKPTLFVATTDATGIKETKKCFKNIAVEWGTQRAGFIARSSRNITSPVQERELSQFIKLLNDKKSYYKPSLIEINIFQVQKVLALKTNERNKLFWHDRGWLDKVYYYDCKMNLMKKIFSKIIFRLLYKVMN, encoded by the coding sequence TTGAGAAAAAGAATTCTAATTATTAACAGTAGTTTTAGAAAAAAAAATACATATAATGTTTTACTGCAAATTGGACAAATATTGAAAAGAAATAATTTTGATTTTGAAGTGATTAATCTATTCGATTACAAAATTGAAAATTGTTTAGGATGTAGAAAATGTGTAACAGATGGAGAATGCTATTTAAAAGATGATATGAATTATTTGATGAAAAAGATGATAGATAGTAGTGGTATAATTTTAAGCTCCCCTATATATATGGGTACTATAAGTGGTAAATTAAAAACAATGGTTGATAGAACATGTATGTGGTATCATAGACCAGAACTTGCAGGCAAACCAACTCTCTTTGTAGCAACTACCGATGCAACAGGAATAAAAGAAACAAAAAAATGCTTTAAAAACATCGCAGTTGAATGGGGAACTCAAAGGGCTGGATTTATTGCAAGGTCATCTAGAAATATTACATCTCCTGTGCAAGAAAGAGAATTAAGTCAATTTATTAAATTGCTTAATGATAAAAAAAGTTACTATAAACCATCATTAATAGAAATAAATATATTTCAGGTACAAAAGGTATTGGCACTTAAAACCAATGAACGGAACAAATTATTTTGGCATGATAGGGGATGGCTTGACAAAGTTTATTATTATGATTGCAAAATGAACCTTATGAAGAAAATATTTTCAAAAATAATTTTTAGACTATTATATAAGGTTATGAATTAG
- a CDS encoding SGNH/GDSL hydrolase family protein: MSNGGYKTDKKATIIAFLLLIITVGVIVSGVIKDSKREKDNEKIAYAYEKKQLGKEKSNKIQVKRNKEQDMKNIGRGKTLKYIAIGDSVTAGYSASSQDNFYVNKIGARVTANMGFQVQQNNMGKRGAVISDAINNINEINSYAPDIVTIEYGTNDSNINNNISTNIFENELNTLIDDLTIKVKRTPTIILMTTWNVNYGEKYDEVINRVGQNRKIPVLDLKPIWTDKTNMGPEGNRDYYGVSDDFNPNDKGMNSIANAVYEKLQPILYEKNK, translated from the coding sequence ATGAGTAATGGTGGATACAAAACTGATAAAAAAGCAACTATTATAGCATTTTTGCTTTTAATTATTACAGTAGGTGTAATAGTTAGTGGTGTGATAAAGGATAGCAAAAGAGAAAAGGATAATGAAAAAATTGCTTATGCTTATGAAAAAAAGCAATTAGGAAAAGAAAAAAGTAATAAAATTCAAGTAAAACGAAATAAAGAGCAAGATATGAAAAATATTGGAAGGGGGAAGACTCTCAAGTACATAGCCATAGGAGATAGTGTTACTGCAGGATATTCTGCCTCATCTCAAGATAACTTTTATGTAAATAAAATAGGCGCACGAGTTACAGCGAATATGGGATTTCAAGTTCAGCAAAATAATATGGGTAAGAGAGGTGCAGTTATTTCAGATGCAATTAATAATATTAACGAAATAAATAGTTATGCTCCAGATATTGTAACTATAGAATATGGAACTAATGATTCTAATATTAACAACAATATATCTACAAATATTTTTGAAAATGAGTTAAATACCTTAATAGATGATCTCACAATTAAGGTGAAGCGTACACCAACTATAATTTTAATGACAACTTGGAATGTTAATTATGGTGAAAAATATGATGAGGTAATTAATAGAGTAGGACAAAATAGAAAAATACCTGTGCTAGATTTAAAACCAATATGGACGGATAAAACTAATATGGGACCTGAGGGAAATAGGGATTACTATGGTGTGAGTGATGATTTTAATCCTAACGATAAGGGAATGAATTCTATTGCTAATGCAGTTTATGAAAAACTTCAACCAATATTGTATGAAAAAAATAAATAG